The following proteins are co-located in the Carassius gibelio isolate Cgi1373 ecotype wild population from Czech Republic chromosome A21, carGib1.2-hapl.c, whole genome shotgun sequence genome:
- the LOC127941651 gene encoding uncharacterized protein LOC127941651: PSQNNNHEELVKITSSLSYAFTTQLKLSDKHITHLQEELTRAERRIDKLEVKVQDQLKAPSEREQDTTEQVMKLQAALAAAQLDQQHATAAQKDLVNRLQYAEQLLEKAKIDIRNKNSENSALKDHLERYRTETDNLTQQLDDTNDELYMVRKELQSAYKHKQEPRKEKPLLASSLLSRAESHVQELAYDERSEGPQPKTSPAFATQPFPANERKPPIQGLEAAHGMTIKDLNKLSKNISRFNPNSTESPDIQAYLRDIEFHLEVRPHVTDRDWLYLLRATSSPEVRNFLDRQPSQTKSNYQRLREVLIKEFTDPESEHGLLTALETKQGRQETPQAYYNRLRQAYFGAHNSPDLEEDVNFKTLFLKNLHPGVSHHLGVMACPNSMTIQQLRDLTQKAYNKQKLASKKGNKTSTLLNSVNKDSSLALDDTQWHHNTRVFHQEHRERDAHIHDRFQPNCRKNPWDQPRFSRNQKDNIWKPNQISKGNHLTHPRATRVGKRQQNPPQHHSDMHSAEYSQEHNRLPLEDTEQVMEQLREFLQDNLHAGDHKVESCSL; the protein is encoded by the coding sequence ccaagccagaacaacaaccacgaggagctagtcaagatcacaagctcactaagctatgccttcaccacccagctgaaactgagcgacaagcacatcacccaccttcaagaggagctgacacgtgctgaacgtcgcatagacaagctggaagtgaaagttcaagatcaactcaaagcacccagcgagagggagcaggatacaacagaacaagttatgaagctccaagcagccctggcagcagctcagctcgaccagcaacatgcaacggctgctcagaaagacctggtaaacagactccagtatgccgaacagctactagagaaagccaagatagacatcagaaacaagaattctgaaaatagtgctttgaaagaccaccttgaaaggtacagaactgaaacggacaatctgacccaacaactagacgataccaacgatgagctctacatggtcagaaaagaactccaaagtgcttacaagcacaaacaagagccaaggaaagagaaacctctcttagcctcatcactgctgagcagagcagagtcccacgtccaagaactggcatatgacgaaaggagcgaagggccacaacccaaaacctcacctgccttcgccacacaaccctttcctgccaacgaaagaaaacctcccatccaaggccttgaagctgcacacgggatgacaatcaaagacctcaacaagctgtctaaaaacatcagcaggttcaacccgaactccacagagagccccgacatccaagcttacctgcgagatatcgaatttcacctggaagtgagacctcatgtgactgacagagactggttatacctccttagagccacgtccagtcccgaggtacgaaactttctagatcgacagcccagtcaaaccaagtcaaactaccagcgacttcgtgaggtcctgattaaagagtttacagacccagagtctgaacatggactgttaactgccttggaaaccaaacaaggtcgtcaagagactccacaagcttattacaaccgactccgacaagcctactttggtgcacacaacagccctgaccttgaagaggatgtgaacttcaaaaccctcttcctaaagaatctgcaccctggagtcagtcaccatctaggtgtcatggcctgtccgaactccatgaccatccaacagttgcgtgacctaacacagaaggcctataacaagcagaagttggcctcaaagaaaggtaacaaaacctcaacactcttgaactctgtcaacaaagactcaagtcttgcactggacgacacccagtggcatcacaacaccagagtcttccatcaagagcacagagaacgtgacgcccatatccacgaccgctttcagcccaactgccggaaaaatccatgggaccagccacgcttctcaagaaaccaaaaggataacatctggaaacctaaccagatatccaaaggtaatcacctgactcatccaagagcaactcgtgtgggtaagcgacaacaaaacccacctcagcaccactcagacatgcacagtgctgagtactcacaagaacataaccgcttaccattagaagacacggaacaagtcatggaacaactaagagagttccttcaagacaatttacatgcaggtgaccacaaagttgagtcatgctcgctgtga